From Cellulomonas dongxiuzhuiae, the proteins below share one genomic window:
- a CDS encoding FMN-binding negative transcriptional regulator has translation MYIPVFNALADADEIRALVASVGTAELVTVGTDGYPTSTLLPVVWDGDRLVLHMARANPQWRTIGDDAPALAVVTGPQAYVSPTWYPSKAEHGRTVPTWNYSAVHLTGRARVRTDASWLHEAVTLLTDHHESGRADRWQVTDAPAAFVEKQLRAVVGIEVLVERVEAKAKLSQNRSAADHAGVVTGLDAQDDAQASAVAHAMRTHGTRAPRACPS, from the coding sequence GTGTACATCCCGGTGTTCAACGCCCTCGCCGACGCCGACGAGATCCGCGCGCTCGTCGCGTCGGTCGGCACGGCCGAGCTCGTGACCGTCGGCACCGACGGCTACCCGACGTCGACGCTGCTGCCCGTCGTGTGGGACGGGGACCGGCTCGTCCTGCACATGGCGCGCGCCAACCCGCAGTGGCGGACCATCGGCGACGACGCACCGGCCCTGGCCGTCGTCACCGGCCCGCAGGCGTACGTCTCCCCCACCTGGTACCCCAGCAAGGCCGAGCACGGGCGCACGGTCCCGACCTGGAACTACTCGGCCGTGCACCTGACGGGCCGGGCCCGCGTGCGCACCGACGCGTCGTGGCTGCACGAGGCGGTCACGCTGCTCACCGACCACCACGAGTCCGGCCGCGCCGACCGCTGGCAGGTCACCGACGCCCCGGCGGCCTTCGTCGAGAAGCAGCTGCGGGCCGTCGTCGGCATCGAGGTCCTGGTCGAGCGCGTCGAGGCGAAGGCGAAGCTCAGCCAGAACCGCTCGGCGGCGGACCACGCGGGAGTCGTCACGGGGCTGGACGCGCAGGACGACGCCCAGGCGTCCGCGGTCGCGCACGCGATGCGCACCCACGGCACCCGCGCCCCACGCGCCTGTCCCTCGTGA
- a CDS encoding putative bifunctional diguanylate cyclase/phosphodiesterase, whose amino-acid sequence MVTSTRTGTSDVLVRTTAFLFTVGGVTAALLSLDVLRVEGPRGVPLLVLALAAVATGPVLLVVGPRIPTRGIAFTVLAGAAALGVGTTMSPTLTLAMASAAMAMLVAIESMLFLRRRDAWVLVAVAGACQVGPLLVVHHVPLLVCAAYVVLWAGVAWAVGVLARHASTAGVDALTGLADRRAWDSALEHAIERRERRGLPLSLALVDIDHFKLVNDERGHAAGDDLLRATADAWRELDVPGMVLGRRGGDEFAVLLPGTTGLQAHTVADMLCAAAPAAVSCGVAEHVEGETVAEVLRRTDSALYAAKAAGRGRTVLSERRRSRLVDDLARSLAAGELHVELQPIIGLPSREVVAVEALARWDHPRLGPVPPMEFVPAAEDGGVIDQLGAEVLRLACADAHVLQRAWGRPVHMGVNVSGRELVGLGYADRVLQALEAARWPASQFVLEVTESVVEASGPAALRALTALRAGGVRIAIDDFGTGYSSLSRLDELPADFLKLDRQFLTSLTTSTRRTGMVRALLGLCAELDMLVVAEGVETPEQARLLEELGCPAAQGYHYGRPMPVAALAATSWRLDDVVPPVASGG is encoded by the coding sequence GTGGTTACGTCGACGCGCACCGGTACGTCCGACGTCCTGGTGCGCACCACTGCCTTCCTCTTCACCGTCGGCGGGGTCACCGCGGCCCTGCTCTCGCTCGACGTGCTGCGGGTCGAGGGCCCGCGGGGCGTGCCGCTGCTGGTGCTCGCGCTGGCCGCGGTCGCCACCGGCCCGGTGCTCCTCGTGGTCGGGCCGCGGATCCCGACGCGCGGGATCGCGTTCACGGTGCTCGCCGGCGCGGCCGCGCTCGGCGTCGGGACGACGATGTCCCCCACGCTCACGCTCGCGATGGCGTCCGCGGCGATGGCCATGCTCGTCGCGATCGAGTCGATGCTCTTCCTGCGGCGGCGCGACGCGTGGGTGCTGGTCGCGGTGGCCGGTGCGTGCCAGGTGGGTCCGCTGCTGGTCGTGCACCACGTGCCCCTGCTGGTGTGCGCCGCGTACGTGGTGCTGTGGGCGGGCGTCGCGTGGGCGGTCGGCGTGCTGGCCCGGCACGCGTCGACGGCCGGCGTCGACGCGCTCACAGGGCTGGCGGACCGGCGCGCGTGGGACAGCGCCCTGGAGCACGCCATCGAACGACGCGAACGGCGCGGCCTGCCGCTGTCGCTCGCGCTCGTCGACATCGACCACTTCAAGCTCGTCAACGACGAGCGCGGGCACGCCGCGGGCGACGACCTGCTGCGGGCCACGGCCGACGCGTGGCGTGAGCTCGACGTGCCGGGCATGGTGCTGGGCCGCCGCGGCGGGGACGAGTTCGCGGTCCTGCTGCCCGGCACCACGGGCCTCCAGGCGCACACCGTCGCCGACATGCTGTGCGCGGCGGCGCCCGCCGCGGTCTCGTGCGGCGTGGCCGAGCACGTCGAGGGCGAGACGGTGGCCGAGGTGCTGCGACGCACCGACTCCGCGCTGTACGCCGCCAAGGCCGCCGGGCGCGGGCGCACCGTGCTCTCGGAGCGGCGACGCAGCCGGCTCGTCGACGACCTCGCGCGCAGCCTCGCGGCCGGTGAGCTGCACGTGGAGCTCCAGCCGATCATCGGCCTCCCCTCACGAGAGGTCGTCGCGGTCGAGGCGCTCGCGCGCTGGGACCACCCCCGGCTCGGCCCCGTGCCGCCGATGGAGTTCGTGCCCGCCGCGGAGGACGGCGGCGTCATCGACCAGCTCGGTGCCGAGGTGCTGCGGCTCGCGTGCGCCGACGCCCACGTGCTGCAGCGCGCGTGGGGGCGCCCCGTGCACATGGGCGTCAACGTCTCGGGGCGTGAGCTGGTCGGGCTGGGCTACGCCGACCGCGTGCTCCAGGCGCTGGAGGCCGCGCGCTGGCCGGCGTCGCAGTTCGTCCTCGAGGTGACCGAGAGCGTCGTCGAGGCGTCCGGGCCCGCCGCGCTGCGGGCGCTGACGGCGCTGCGGGCCGGGGGCGTGCGCATCGCGATCGACGACTTCGGCACCGGCTACTCCTCGCTGAGCCGGCTCGACGAGCTGCCCGCGGACTTCCTCAAGCTCGACCGGCAGTTCCTCACGTCGCTGACGACGTCCACGCGGCGCACGGGCATGGTCCGCGCGCTCCTCGGCCTGTGCGCCGAGCTCGACATGCTCGTCGTCGCCGAGGGCGTCGAGACGCCCGAGCAGGCGCGGCTCCTCGAGGAGCTCGGCTGCCCCGCCGCGCAGGGGTACCACTACGGCCGTCCGATGCCGGTCGCGGCGCTCGCGGCGACGTCGTGGCGGCTGGACGACGTGGTGCCGCCGGTCGCGTCGGGGGGATGA
- a CDS encoding MFS transporter — protein MLTRVVETALPERLGRPFRWLLAASWSSNLGDGLVLAAGPLLVASRTDQAFLVALAALLGWLPPLLFGLFAGAVTDRVDRRRLVMAMDGARVVLLAVLATCVAVEAAPIWLVLASLFLLGTAETFADNVGSTLTPMIVQRDDLAVANQRTMAGVIGLNQLAGPPLGAALFAAGQWSPFAGAAVLMAAGVVLVSRVVLPPHGREAHEQRTVRGDIVEGVRWTWRHPAVRTLVLTILIFNVTFGAAWSVLVLYAQQRLGLGDVGFGLVTTMQAVGGIVGVAAFGWLTARVTLTAIMRVGLVVETLMHLALALTTSPWVAMPVFFVFGAHAFVWGTTSITIRQRAVPSALQGRVNSVNLIGTFGGLVVGAAIGGWLAQHWGVTAPFWFGFVGSAVFVVLIWRQLRHVAHTDAQPTADRAA, from the coding sequence GTGCTGACGCGCGTGGTCGAGACCGCCCTGCCCGAGCGCCTCGGTCGTCCGTTCCGGTGGCTGCTCGCGGCGTCGTGGTCGTCGAACCTCGGCGACGGGCTCGTGCTCGCGGCCGGCCCGCTGCTCGTCGCGTCGCGCACCGACCAGGCGTTCCTCGTCGCCCTGGCGGCGCTGCTGGGGTGGCTGCCGCCGCTGCTGTTCGGGCTGTTCGCGGGTGCCGTCACCGACCGTGTGGACCGGCGCCGGCTCGTCATGGCGATGGACGGTGCGCGGGTCGTGCTGCTGGCCGTCCTCGCGACGTGCGTCGCCGTCGAGGCCGCACCGATCTGGCTCGTCCTGGCCTCGCTGTTCCTGCTGGGCACGGCCGAGACGTTCGCGGACAACGTGGGCAGCACCCTGACGCCGATGATCGTGCAGCGCGACGACCTGGCCGTGGCCAACCAGCGGACCATGGCGGGGGTCATCGGGCTCAACCAGCTCGCGGGCCCGCCGCTGGGTGCGGCGCTGTTCGCCGCCGGGCAGTGGTCGCCGTTCGCGGGCGCCGCCGTGCTCATGGCGGCGGGCGTCGTGCTCGTCTCGCGCGTCGTGCTGCCGCCGCACGGTCGCGAGGCGCACGAGCAGCGGACCGTCCGCGGCGACATCGTCGAGGGCGTGCGCTGGACCTGGCGCCACCCGGCCGTGCGCACGCTCGTCCTGACGATCCTCATCTTCAACGTGACGTTCGGCGCCGCGTGGTCCGTGCTCGTGCTCTACGCGCAGCAGCGCCTGGGCCTGGGTGACGTCGGCTTCGGCCTGGTGACGACGATGCAGGCGGTCGGCGGGATCGTCGGCGTCGCGGCCTTCGGCTGGTTGACGGCACGGGTCACGCTCACCGCGATCATGCGCGTCGGGCTGGTCGTCGAGACGCTCATGCACCTCGCGCTCGCGCTGACGACGAGCCCCTGGGTCGCCATGCCCGTGTTCTTCGTCTTCGGCGCCCACGCGTTCGTCTGGGGGACGACGTCCATCACCATCCGGCAGCGCGCCGTGCCGAGCGCGCTGCAGGGGCGCGTCAACAGCGTGAACCTCATCGGCACGTTCGGCGGGCTGGTGGTCGGCGCCGCGATCGGCGGGTGGCTCGCACAGCACTGGGGCGTGACGGCGCCGTTCTGGTTCGGCTTCGTCGGGTCGGCGGTGTTCGTCGTGCTGATCTGGCGGCAGCTGCGGCACGTAGCGCACACGGATGCGCAACCGACCGCGGACCGGGCAGCATGA
- a CDS encoding fluoride efflux transporter FluC, producing the protein MIVAVALAGGLGAASRLVVDTWVSGRTRAARRERPGAVRARPQVPLGTLVVNVTACLLLGALTGWLLAHPGHDDVRGVLGVGFLGGYSTFSTASIEAVRLLLAGRGAAGVLHALGMLAACVTATTVGLALTSP; encoded by the coding sequence GTGATCGTCGCGGTCGCGCTCGCGGGCGGCCTCGGCGCGGCCTCGCGCCTCGTCGTCGACACCTGGGTGTCGGGCCGCACGCGCGCGGCCCGGCGCGAGCGGCCGGGGGCGGTCCGCGCCCGCCCGCAGGTCCCGTTGGGCACGCTGGTCGTCAACGTCACCGCGTGCCTGCTGCTGGGTGCCCTCACCGGCTGGTTGCTGGCCCACCCGGGCCACGACGACGTGCGCGGGGTGCTCGGCGTGGGCTTCCTCGGCGGCTACTCGACGTTCAGCACCGCGAGCATCGAGGCCGTCCGGCTGCTGCTCGCGGGCCGCGGCGCGGCCGGGGTGCTGCACGCGCTCGGCATGCTCGCGGCCTGCGTGACGGCCACGACGGTCGGTCTCGCGCTCACGTCACCCTGA
- a CDS encoding DinB family protein, with amino-acid sequence MTAMEPLTPERVDPQHHADEVGTLLGFLDFHRRTLLLKTDGLDGEALRRRLPPSTMTLGGLIKHLAMVEDNWFSQVWLDEHVEPWASADWDADRDWEWTSAADDTPEELRAQWDASVARSQRALTAALAAGGLDQESRRRHRGTGEPVSLRWVLVHMIEEYARHNGHADLLREAVDGATGE; translated from the coding sequence ATGACGGCCATGGAACCCCTCACGCCCGAGCGCGTCGACCCGCAGCACCACGCCGACGAGGTGGGCACGCTGCTCGGCTTCCTCGACTTCCACCGCCGCACGCTGCTCCTCAAGACCGACGGGCTCGACGGCGAGGCCCTGCGCCGCCGCCTGCCGCCGTCGACGATGACGCTCGGCGGGCTGATCAAGCACCTGGCGATGGTGGAGGACAACTGGTTCTCCCAGGTGTGGCTCGACGAGCACGTCGAGCCCTGGGCGTCGGCCGACTGGGACGCGGACCGCGACTGGGAGTGGACGAGCGCCGCCGACGACACCCCCGAGGAGCTGCGCGCGCAGTGGGACGCCTCGGTCGCGCGCTCGCAGCGGGCGCTGACGGCCGCGCTCGCCGCGGGCGGTCTGGACCAGGAGTCGCGCCGCCGGCACCGCGGGACCGGCGAGCCCGTGTCGCTGCGGTGGGTCCTCGTCCACATGATCGAGGAGTACGCGCGCCACAACGGCCACGCCGACCTGCTGCGCGAGGCGGTCGACGGCGCCACCGGGGAGTGA
- a CDS encoding universal stress protein: protein MDARPVPQPALDRMVDPAGHPLVVGVVPGQDPLVVRTAAAWGRAVGAPYLHLAYVDPARYVVQERADGSVAHMSMDPDTADDAWQRTRDELRAQAAEHLAGQQVVWRVHYLAGRPDRALTHLARAVDASAIVVGSRSGRLRELLEGSIALHVAYHQHRPVLTVPLSVVDWQDPRAPWQR, encoded by the coding sequence ATGGACGCGCGCCCGGTCCCCCAGCCCGCTCTCGACCGCATGGTCGACCCCGCCGGGCACCCCCTGGTCGTGGGCGTCGTCCCGGGGCAGGACCCGCTCGTGGTGCGCACCGCCGCGGCGTGGGGGCGGGCCGTCGGCGCCCCGTACCTGCACCTCGCGTACGTCGACCCCGCCCGGTACGTGGTGCAGGAGCGGGCCGACGGGTCCGTCGCGCACATGTCGATGGACCCCGACACCGCCGACGACGCGTGGCAGCGCACGCGGGACGAGCTGCGCGCGCAGGCCGCCGAGCACCTCGCCGGGCAGCAGGTCGTGTGGCGCGTGCACTACCTGGCGGGGCGTCCCGACCGTGCGCTGACGCACCTCGCGCGCGCCGTCGACGCCTCCGCGATCGTCGTCGGCAGCCGGTCGGGGCGGCTGCGCGAGCTGCTCGAGGGGTCGATCGCGCTGCACGTCGCGTACCACCAGCACCGTCCCGTGCTCACCGTGCCGCTCAGCGTCGTCGACTGGCAGGACCCGCGGGCGCCGTGGCAGCGCTGA
- a CDS encoding type II toxin-antitoxin system VapC family toxin, giving the protein MTAGELAEHARLLAHVRRAGAARGSHDVIIAAHAVEHGRAVVSLDARARFDELPGVLTATP; this is encoded by the coding sequence ATGACTGCGGGAGAGCTCGCGGAGCACGCCCGGCTTCTCGCGCACGTGCGCCGGGCGGGTGCCGCCCGCGGTTCGCACGACGTGATCATCGCGGCGCACGCCGTCGAGCACGGGCGCGCCGTCGTGTCGCTGGACGCGCGGGCGCGCTTCGACGAGCTGCCGGGCGTGCTCACCGCGACGCCGTGA
- a CDS encoding DUF3800 domain-containing protein, translating into MAESDSHHPSPLLLAYVDESYTADRFYLGAVVVDGAAAERIEIGFDAIVRDYCGRFGLAASTEMHGNPLFQGKEAWREVPTRVRINVYERAMEVIGDSGAEVVLRGMNVRRQRERYVDPHAPHEVVLGHLLERVNDYARSVGAHALVLADEVHTHERHRTNFRTFRVGGTPGYRSTRLRQLIDTIHFAPSHHSRLLQAADLVTFMHRRRCTHTEPDARAQAANDMIWSHIAPVVVHELCWEP; encoded by the coding sequence TTGGCGGAGTCGGACAGCCACCACCCCTCGCCGCTCCTTCTGGCGTACGTCGACGAGTCCTACACCGCTGATCGGTTCTACCTGGGCGCCGTGGTGGTCGACGGCGCCGCGGCCGAGCGCATCGAGATCGGCTTCGATGCGATCGTGCGTGACTACTGTGGGAGGTTCGGCCTCGCGGCGTCGACGGAGATGCACGGCAATCCGCTCTTCCAGGGCAAGGAGGCGTGGCGGGAGGTCCCGACACGTGTCCGCATCAACGTGTACGAGAGGGCGATGGAGGTCATCGGTGACTCCGGCGCCGAGGTGGTGCTGCGGGGGATGAACGTCCGCAGGCAGCGCGAGCGGTACGTCGACCCCCACGCTCCCCATGAGGTCGTCCTCGGGCACCTGCTGGAGCGCGTCAACGACTACGCCCGGTCTGTCGGGGCGCACGCCCTCGTCCTCGCTGACGAGGTGCACACGCACGAGCGTCATCGCACGAACTTCCGGACCTTCCGCGTCGGCGGGACCCCCGGGTACCGCAGCACGCGGCTACGGCAGTTGATCGACACGATCCACTTCGCCCCGTCACACCACTCCCGGCTACTCCAGGCGGCCGACCTTGTGACGTTCATGCACCGGCGTCGATGCACTCACACCGAGCCAGATGCTCGCGCGCAGGCTGCCAACGACATGATCTGGTCGCACATCGCGCCGGTGGTCGTCCACGAGCTCTGCTGGGAGCCGTAG
- a CDS encoding SDR family oxidoreductase — translation MSEDLRGRTAVVTGVSRRRGIGFAVASRLARAGASVFVQHWAPHDAEQPWGADDVPAVLAALQAELVPGARLAATSLDLAAPTGGEELVARAVDALGHLDVLVANHARSGGDGPLAEQTVQTLDAHWAVNTRSTILATKAFAAQHDGRPGGRVVWMTSGQGHGAMPHEIAYAASKAALAGVTASVAHDLAERGILLNTVNPGPVNTGYLDVDAEARSPEDLAAIVAHFPGGRFGEPDDPARLIEWLVSDAGRWVVGQVLSTEGGFRR, via the coding sequence ATGAGCGAGGACCTGCGCGGACGTACCGCTGTCGTGACCGGCGTCAGCCGACGGCGCGGCATCGGCTTCGCGGTCGCGTCCCGGCTGGCCCGTGCGGGGGCGAGCGTGTTCGTCCAGCACTGGGCCCCGCACGACGCCGAGCAGCCGTGGGGCGCCGACGACGTGCCGGCGGTGCTCGCGGCGCTGCAGGCCGAGCTCGTCCCGGGGGCCCGTCTCGCGGCGACGAGCCTCGACCTCGCGGCGCCCACGGGCGGCGAGGAGCTCGTGGCACGTGCCGTCGACGCGCTCGGCCACCTCGACGTGCTCGTCGCGAACCACGCGCGCAGCGGTGGTGACGGACCCCTCGCCGAGCAGACCGTGCAGACCCTCGACGCGCACTGGGCCGTCAACACGCGCTCGACGATCCTGGCGACCAAGGCGTTCGCCGCGCAGCACGACGGGCGTCCCGGCGGGCGCGTCGTGTGGATGACGTCGGGGCAGGGTCACGGCGCGATGCCGCACGAGATCGCGTACGCCGCGTCGAAGGCGGCGCTCGCGGGAGTCACCGCCTCGGTCGCGCACGACCTCGCCGAGCGCGGCATCCTGCTCAACACCGTGAACCCCGGCCCCGTCAACACCGGGTACCTCGACGTCGACGCCGAGGCCCGCTCCCCCGAGGACCTCGCCGCGATCGTCGCGCACTTCCCCGGCGGCCGGTTCGGGGAGCCGGACGACCCCGCGCGGCTCATCGAGTGGCTCGTCTCCGACGCCGGCCGCTGGGTCGTCGGGCAGGTCCTGTCGACCGAGGGCGGCTTCCGCCGCTGA
- a CDS encoding maleylpyruvate isomerase N-terminal domain-containing protein — MTRDDAFLQAADAVLALVARPEVAARWSEPSALPQLSVGALAVHLGNQVVRAAQVVALDPADLPVLADADEHYARSAWPTAAPEDAINDHSRDETAALDGPDALHDRVVEHRETFRDALTSGAARDVVPVPWAGWAMRREDFLLTRLLEVVVHTDDLAVSVGIDTPTLPTEVFDPVRDLLARLAVARHGQARVVAALTRRERAQPIHAF, encoded by the coding sequence ATGACCCGGGACGACGCGTTCCTGCAGGCCGCCGACGCGGTCCTCGCCCTCGTCGCCCGGCCGGAGGTCGCCGCGCGCTGGTCGGAGCCGAGCGCGCTGCCGCAGCTGAGCGTCGGGGCGCTGGCCGTCCACCTGGGCAACCAGGTCGTGCGCGCGGCGCAGGTCGTCGCCCTCGACCCCGCGGACCTGCCCGTCCTGGCCGACGCCGACGAGCACTACGCGCGGTCGGCCTGGCCGACGGCGGCCCCCGAGGACGCGATCAACGACCACAGCCGCGACGAGACGGCCGCGCTGGACGGGCCCGACGCGCTGCACGACCGCGTCGTCGAGCACCGCGAGACGTTCCGGGACGCCCTGACCAGCGGCGCCGCACGCGACGTCGTGCCGGTGCCGTGGGCCGGGTGGGCGATGCGGCGCGAGGACTTCCTCCTGACGCGCCTCCTGGAGGTCGTCGTGCACACCGACGACCTGGCCGTCAGCGTCGGCATCGACACCCCCACGCTCCCCACCGAGGTCTTCGACCCCGTGCGCGACCTGCTCGCGCGCCTCGCGGTCGCGCGGCACGGGCAGGCGCGGGTCGTCGCGGCCCTCACGCGCCGTGAGCGCGCGCAGCCGATCCACGCGTTCTGA
- a CDS encoding fluoride efflux transporter FluC: MAALTPPHGTDAPPAPPADALPLPAAALLVAAGGTLGVLVRALLTQPVAPGGWPWRTFAINVLGSFVLGALLALLQRGPDVGRRRAVRLGVGTGVLGGFTTYSTFALEVEQLLEAGHVVTGVAYALGSVVLGVAAAGVGIVAAGRVRSGRRGLGGDAGEEP, translated from the coding sequence GTGGCAGCGCTGACGCCGCCGCACGGCACCGACGCACCGCCCGCACCACCGGCCGACGCGCTGCCGCTGCCCGCCGCGGCGCTGCTCGTGGCCGCGGGGGGCACCCTCGGCGTGCTCGTCCGCGCGCTGCTGACGCAGCCCGTCGCCCCGGGCGGGTGGCCGTGGCGCACCTTCGCGATCAACGTCCTGGGCTCGTTCGTGCTCGGTGCGCTGCTGGCGCTCCTGCAGCGGGGTCCCGACGTCGGCCGGCGCCGGGCGGTGCGCCTGGGCGTCGGCACGGGCGTCCTCGGGGGCTTCACGACCTACAGCACGTTCGCGCTCGAGGTCGAGCAGCTGCTCGAGGCCGGGCACGTCGTGACCGGCGTCGCCTACGCGCTGGGCAGCGTCGTCCTCGGCGTGGCGGCGGCGGGGGTGGGGATCGTGGCAGCGGGCCGCGTCCGGTCGGGACGTCGCGGGCTGGGCGGCGACGCGGGTGAGGAGCCGTGA
- a CDS encoding GNAT family N-acetyltransferase, with translation MTTDDTTRQGAHGLDAARYRFTADRADVDRATVHRWLSERSYWARGRAADVQDAAIDASLCFGVLERASGRQVAFARVVTDGATFAWLCDVFVDDAERGHGVGTALVGGVVAHLDAAGLPRVVLATADAHGLYERFGFTATEPGRYMARLRDR, from the coding sequence GTGACGACGGACGACACGACCCGCCAGGGCGCGCACGGCCTCGACGCCGCCCGCTACCGGTTCACGGCCGACCGTGCCGACGTCGACCGCGCGACCGTGCACCGCTGGCTGTCCGAGCGCTCCTACTGGGCGCGCGGGCGCGCCGCGGACGTCCAGGACGCCGCGATCGACGCGTCGCTCTGCTTCGGCGTGCTCGAACGCGCGTCCGGCCGCCAGGTGGCCTTCGCCCGCGTGGTCACCGACGGTGCGACCTTCGCGTGGCTGTGCGACGTGTTCGTCGACGACGCCGAGCGCGGGCACGGCGTCGGGACGGCGCTCGTCGGGGGCGTCGTCGCGCACCTCGACGCCGCGGGGCTGCCGCGCGTCGTGCTGGCCACCGCCGACGCGCACGGGCTCTACGAGCGGTTCGGGTTCACCGCCACCGAGCCCGGCAGGTACATGGCGCGGTTGCGGGACCGGTAG
- a CDS encoding cellulose binding domain-containing protein, with protein MRPRNAPTRLRAVLAASAAALVVGALVPPASASPVAALAGGVAPTAVTAGCGSAPRLATGNHTITSSGQQRQFRLDVPANYDPNRAYRLVLGIHWWHGTAQDVVNENFYGLKPLSNNSTIFIAPQGIDNAWPNNNGRDVTFIDDILRTVEAALCVDTTQRFSTGFSYGGGMSNALACARANVFRAVAVLNGAQLSGCEGGTQPIAYLGSHGVVDSVLNISQGRALRDRALRNNGCQAQNAPEPAGNSGQPHTKTTYQCRDGFPVVWIANDSDHQWAAVDRGKQQSHVPGEIWQFFTSLTSTTTTPTPTPTPTVTPTPTVTPTPTPTVTPTRTPTPTPTTTTPPPTGGCTATYTTGNSWPGGFQGEVTVRAGAAVSGWTVTWRTSGERIDQLWNGSLTVQGDQVTVRNVSWNGSLPANGSATFGFLGGGSPSTPVLTCTAS; from the coding sequence GTGCGACCCAGAAACGCCCCCACCCGCCTGCGAGCGGTTCTCGCGGCATCCGCCGCAGCGCTCGTCGTCGGCGCCCTCGTGCCACCCGCCTCGGCATCGCCTGTCGCGGCGCTGGCCGGTGGTGTCGCGCCCACCGCCGTCACCGCCGGCTGCGGCAGCGCGCCGCGCCTGGCCACCGGCAACCACACGATCACCAGCAGCGGCCAGCAGCGTCAGTTCCGGCTCGACGTGCCCGCCAACTACGACCCCAACCGGGCCTACCGCCTCGTGCTCGGCATCCACTGGTGGCACGGCACGGCCCAGGACGTCGTGAACGAGAACTTCTACGGCCTCAAGCCGCTGTCGAACAACAGCACGATCTTCATCGCGCCCCAGGGCATCGACAACGCGTGGCCCAACAACAACGGCCGCGACGTCACCTTCATCGACGACATCCTGCGGACCGTCGAGGCCGCCCTGTGCGTCGACACGACGCAGCGGTTCTCCACCGGGTTCAGCTACGGCGGCGGCATGAGCAACGCGCTGGCCTGCGCCCGTGCGAACGTCTTCCGCGCCGTCGCCGTGCTCAACGGCGCGCAGCTGTCCGGCTGCGAGGGCGGCACCCAGCCCATCGCGTACCTCGGCTCGCACGGCGTCGTCGACAGCGTCCTGAACATCTCCCAGGGTCGCGCCCTGCGGGACCGCGCGCTGCGCAACAACGGCTGCCAGGCGCAGAACGCGCCCGAGCCGGCCGGCAACAGCGGCCAGCCGCACACCAAGACGACCTACCAGTGCCGTGACGGGTTCCCCGTCGTGTGGATCGCCAACGACAGCGACCACCAGTGGGCCGCCGTCGACCGCGGCAAGCAGCAGTCGCACGTGCCCGGCGAGATCTGGCAGTTCTTCACGTCGCTGACGTCGACGACGACCACGCCGACGCCCACCCCGACGCCGACGGTCACGCCGACGCCCACCGTCACGCCGACGCCGACGCCGACCGTCACGCCCACCCGGACGCCGACGCCGACGCCGACCACGACCACCCCGCCCCCGACGGGCGGCTGCACCGCGACGTACACCACCGGCAACTCCTGGCCCGGCGGGTTCCAGGGTGAGGTCACCGTGCGCGCCGGTGCGGCGGTCTCCGGGTGGACCGTCACGTGGCGCACGTCCGGCGAGCGGATCGACCAGCTCTGGAACGGCTCGCTGACCGTGCAGGGCGACCAGGTCACCGTCCGCAACGTCTCGTGGAACGGCTCGCTGCCCGCCAACGGGTCGGCGACGTTCGGGTTCCTCGGCGGCGGCTCGCCGTCGACGCCCGTGCTCACCTGCACCGCGAGCTGA
- a CDS encoding YdeI/OmpD-associated family protein, with amino-acid sequence MADDLPELLLPDASAWRAWLTEHHARPTGVWLVLHKKGGDVTTLTYVQAVEEALCFGWIDGQGRRRDEHSSFQRMTPRRPRSAWSAVNVERAERLEREGRMHDAGRAQVAAAQADGRWEAAYRGPATIEVPDDLTAALDAVPAARAWFDALTSANRFAVLVRIDQAKRPETRERRIAGFVADLAEGRTPYPQKRRPDGG; translated from the coding sequence GTGGCCGACGACCTGCCGGAGCTGCTGCTCCCCGACGCGTCCGCGTGGCGCGCCTGGCTGACCGAGCACCACGCCCGGCCGACGGGCGTGTGGCTCGTCCTGCACAAGAAGGGCGGGGACGTCACGACGCTGACGTACGTGCAGGCGGTCGAGGAGGCGCTGTGCTTCGGCTGGATCGACGGTCAGGGGCGTCGGCGCGACGAGCACAGCAGCTTCCAGCGCATGACGCCGCGACGGCCGCGCAGCGCGTGGTCCGCCGTCAACGTGGAGCGTGCCGAGCGCCTGGAGCGGGAGGGCCGCATGCACGACGCGGGCCGCGCGCAGGTCGCGGCGGCCCAGGCCGACGGCCGGTGGGAGGCCGCGTACCGCGGCCCCGCGACCATCGAGGTGCCCGACGACCTGACGGCCGCGCTCGACGCCGTGCCCGCGGCGCGCGCGTGGTTCGACGCGCTGACGTCCGCCAACCGGTTCGCCGTGCTGGTCCGCATCGATCAGGCCAAGCGTCCCGAGACCCGCGAGCGTCGTATCGCCGGGTTCGTCGCGGACCTCGCCGAGGGCCGCACGCCGTACCCGCAGAAGCGGCGGCCGGACGGCGGGTGA